CGCACCAGCCACAATCTCAGAGGCACTAGCGCTACCCGCATTCACTAAAACAATCGTCTTCACGCCAGACAACAGTGGTGTACCACTAGCTTGATGCGCTTTCTCAACCGCACCATTGAATCGCTCAATAACAACCGGACCTCTCGGTACCCAGTAGCTGGCAATGGCAACCGCGCTATCAAGATAACCACCTGGATTGTCTCGCAAATCGAGAATGACACCCTGCGGCGCTTCTTGAAGCAGCCGAGTGACGGTAACGTTAAAATCCGCTGTTGTATCTTCGTTGAAATTTGTTATACGGAAGTACGCGATGTTTTCCTTGCCGTTGGCATCAGCAATCATTTTTCCTTTCACGCTCTCTACTGTTATGGTGTCCCGAACAACTGCCACGGTGATTGGTTCTTTTGCGCCTGCTCGTTCCAATACCAGCGTGACGGTTGTACCCCGTTGTCCACGAATTCGAGATACCGCGTCAACAAGCGACATGCCAGAGGTATCAGTCGTATCAATGGTACGAATAGCATCACCAGACTTTATGCCAGCTAATGCGGCGGGGGTACCGTCGAGCGGAGCAATGATGACAAGTTGTTCATCGCGAATGCCAATTTCAGCACCTATACCGTCAAAACTTCCTGAAATTTCTGCATTGAAATCACTAGCAATCTTAGGGTCCATGAATACTGTGTAGGGATCCCCGGCCCCAGCCACCAAGCCTGAGAGCGCACTGTAGAAAAGCTTCGTATCGGGGAGCGGCCTATTAACGTAGCTATCTTGTAGTGCTTGCCAAACGTCCCAAAACAACCCAAAGTCGACATCCTTACTAATGTACGTCGGTGCGGAAGCATTTTTCCCCGTAACAATCCCGCTACCAAGCGCCGCCTGCGTCCCCCGTTCTTCACCTAATCTATATGCTCCCCACAATATAACGAGGGCAAATAAAACTGGAAGCGCGGTTGTAAAAAACTTCCTTTTCGAGGAAGGTGACGTCCGTTCTGTGTGGGGTGACCGAAGTCCAAAGCCTAACATGTTGAAATTGTACCACACTGCGCGTTCCGTTCAAACCAAATTGCCTTTACCCCCCGTATCTGTTACGATTGCCACAATTTGCTATGAATCACGATCAAATACACATTATCGGCGGGGCTGAACTTCACGGCGAAATACCTGTTCAAGGGGCAAAAAATGCCGCCCTTAAAATAATGGCTGCCGCGCTCCTCTCTGACGAAGTCTGTACCATACCGAACCTACCCGACATCGAAGACGTGCGACGAATGGCCGAACTCATTGCGGCCTTAGGAGCAGACATTAAAACAGACAGCGCGGGAACGCATATTAGTGGTTCCGGAATCAGTTCGACCGTGCTGCCCGCCGACTTAGCGGGCAAACTTCGGGCGTCGATTATGCTGGCTGCGCCACTCTTGGCGCGCTTTGGTGAAGTAACACTACCCTACCCAGGAGGCTGCAACCTCGGCGTGCGTCCGATTGATCTCTTTCTGGAAGGCTTCACCGCCTTAGGGGCCTCTGTTACTGAAGCCGAAAAAGGTTTCAGCATACAGGCGCCGCAAGGTCTTATTGGCGCCAGCATACTCCTACCCAAGGTCAGCGTCATGGCAACGGAATCGCTCATGATTGCGGCCGTACTCGCCAAAGGAACCACCACCATAAAAAACGCGGCTATGGAGCCGGAGATTCCAGCTCTGGCAGAGTATCTCATCAAGAACGGTGCAAAAATTGAAGGCGCTGGTACAAGTACCATCATCATTCATGGGGTGAGCCAGATTGGCGCGAGCGCTTTCACGCTCATCCCCGACCGCATTGAAGCAGGAACATTTGCTATATTGGGCCTCCTCACCAACAGTGAAATTACCGTAACGAACATTGTCCCCGAACACTTAGAAAGCCTTTGGCTCCATTTAAGAAAGGCTGGTGCCACCCTAGATTTTACAAAAAACAGCGTTACTACCAAACGACACCACGGTCTCACCAGCACAAATATTACAACCCACGAATATCCGGGATTCGTGACTGACTTGCAAGCCCCTTACACGGCGCTCATGACCCAAGCCACGGGCATGTCGCTAATTCACGAAACAATTTTCGCCGGACGACTTTTTTATACAGACCTTTTGGCATCAATGGGGGCAAACGTTATCATGTGTGACCCGCACCGCGTCGTCATTCATGGACCAACGCAATTACACGGTCGCTTCTTAACAAGCCCTGATATTCGCGCCGGTATTGCCCTCATTTTGGCCGGTCTGGCCGCTACTGGCACAACCACCATTGATAACGTCTACCAAATAGACCGAGGCTACCATGATATTGTGGGGCGTTTACAAAAACTTGGTGCAAACATTACGCGCGTTTCAAAAGACGCGCTATGACGCACTTTCGTCGGCGGCTTCTCTTCTGGTCATTTTTCACCTCTTTTTTTATTATCGCGCCCGTACTCATTTTTTTTGCCCTTGGGTACCGCTACAGCACGCAAAGAAACGCTATTCTTAAAACTGGCACGCTTATCGCCTCGAGCCTTCCTCGAGACGCCATCGTCAGTATTGATGGTGAACGCGTAAACGGAACAACTCCATTAACGGCTCGTGCCATTACCCCTGGCATCTATACGGTTCGTTTCGAAAAGGACGGCTACCTCCCATGGCAAAAACGGCTTACGGTAGACGCCAACAAAGCAACCTTTGCAGCAGACATTCACCTTTTTCCGGATACAGCCGCCGAAGCGGCCACAGAACCAGCTGAATTCTTGTCACTGGCACCGACGGGTGACCGAGCACTTGGTGTTTGGCTAACGAATGAAAAGGAAGAGCTTCGTTTTTTGGCGCTCGACGTCTTTCCGGTTGCGGCAACGCCCCTCGTTACCCCAGAGTCTCGCATTGCAACTATTGCCTGGCGCAACGACGGTCAAGCGGCACTCCTAACCGACACCAAAGGAAAGTCGTACCTGTTTGACTCCACCTCGCCGCCGCTCCGTTTGCAAGCACTTCCAGCACACAGTGTTGAGTCCCGGCTAACCTGGTCTCCGGATGGCACGATGCTCCTTATTGAACCAAGCAAGGTCAGTGTTTATTCCACCACTGGAAGTGGCCGAGTGCTGACAAGTAGCAATACTCCTTGGCGCATTTCAGACGCCGCCCGCCTGCCAAATGGCGACTTATATAGCATCCTCACCGACGAAACCACGTCAACCCTCACTGTCCAGCACGCCAGTAGTCAAACAACTTCGACGGCGGAACTCGCGGCCACGAATCTTCATTTTCGATTAGCAACAGAAAAGCACATCATGACGAGTGATGCGGCTGGTCAAACAGAGGTTTTTCGAGTTGAAAAAAGTTCGCTTGCGAAACTCACTTCTGTAGCTGCTACTTCTGGTAGCTACAATCCCATCACAACCACCTACCTTTACTCATCAGGTAATGCGATATGGCTCTACTCGCTTCTCGCAGACACCCGTGAATTATTACTACGTACCAGTACCGCAATTTCGGCGATTGCTTTTGTGCCCGATGGCAGTGCCATACTCTATGCTGACGCCGCAGTTCACGCCCTAGAAATGGATGGCCGAGATACCCGAAATGATGTTGTGCTTGTACCAGATTCCGCCAATGCGGCTACGTGCCTCACAACAACAACTGGAAACCGCCTCTACTGCACCGCTAGTGCGGAAACAAAAACTATCCTTTTATCCCGGCCGCTATAAAGGGCTAACAACAGTATCGATTGGTGCAGCAGCAGTTTCGCCTGCTTCAGCCACTGGAACGGAAGGCAAACTAGCGACGCCCACCAACCATCGTTCTGGCCAAGGGCGATAGTAGCTTTTGAATTCCTGCGTTACGATGCGCCCGTCAGCATACGTCACCGTATAGTTAGCTACGGCACTCCCCCCAGGATGCGCTGTCTCTAGTCGTCGCTTTTCTCCAACCGGTATTTTATCGGTTTCAACATAAATTGGCGGACCAGACGGCGTGGTACTGAGTGTCCGCGGTCCATCAACCT
This sequence is a window from Patescibacteria group bacterium. Protein-coding genes within it:
- a CDS encoding S41 family peptidase — encoded protein: MLGFGLRSPHTERTSPSSKRKFFTTALPVLFALVILWGAYRLGEERGTQAALGSGIVTGKNASAPTYISKDVDFGLFWDVWQALQDSYVNRPLPDTKLFYSALSGLVAGAGDPYTVFMDPKIASDFNAEISGSFDGIGAEIGIRDEQLVIIAPLDGTPAALAGIKSGDAIRTIDTTDTSGMSLVDAVSRIRGQRGTTVTLVLERAGAKEPITVAVVRDTITVESVKGKMIADANGKENIAYFRITNFNEDTTADFNVTVTRLLQEAPQGVILDLRDNPGGYLDSAVAIASYWVPRGPVVIERFNGAVEKAHQASGTPLLSGVKTIVLVNAGSASASEIVAGALQDTGTATIVGTTTFGKGTVQEYRPLRDGSALKVTVAEWLTPNKHFIDKAGITPDVVVEEPREQAADDDDLVLERAKELLR
- the murA gene encoding UDP-N-acetylglucosamine 1-carboxyvinyltransferase, translated to MNHDQIHIIGGAELHGEIPVQGAKNAALKIMAAALLSDEVCTIPNLPDIEDVRRMAELIAALGADIKTDSAGTHISGSGISSTVLPADLAGKLRASIMLAAPLLARFGEVTLPYPGGCNLGVRPIDLFLEGFTALGASVTEAEKGFSIQAPQGLIGASILLPKVSVMATESLMIAAVLAKGTTTIKNAAMEPEIPALAEYLIKNGAKIEGAGTSTIIIHGVSQIGASAFTLIPDRIEAGTFAILGLLTNSEITVTNIVPEHLESLWLHLRKAGATLDFTKNSVTTKRHHGLTSTNITTHEYPGFVTDLQAPYTALMTQATGMSLIHETIFAGRLFYTDLLASMGANVIMCDPHRVVIHGPTQLHGRFLTSPDIRAGIALILAGLAATGTTTIDNVYQIDRGYHDIVGRLQKLGANITRVSKDAL
- a CDS encoding PEGA domain-containing protein; amino-acid sequence: MTHFRRRLLFWSFFTSFFIIAPVLIFFALGYRYSTQRNAILKTGTLIASSLPRDAIVSIDGERVNGTTPLTARAITPGIYTVRFEKDGYLPWQKRLTVDANKATFAADIHLFPDTAAEAATEPAEFLSLAPTGDRALGVWLTNEKEELRFLALDVFPVAATPLVTPESRIATIAWRNDGQAALLTDTKGKSYLFDSTSPPLRLQALPAHSVESRLTWSPDGTMLLIEPSKVSVYSTTGSGRVLTSSNTPWRISDAARLPNGDLYSILTDETTSTLTVQHASSQTTSTAELAATNLHFRLATEKHIMTSDAAGQTEVFRVEKSSLAKLTSVAATSGSYNPITTTYLYSSGNAIWLYSLLADTRELLLRTSTAISAIAFVPDGSAILYADAAVHALEMDGRDTRNDVVLVPDSANAATCLTTTTGNRLYCTASAETKTILLSRPL